A single genomic interval of Deltaproteobacteria bacterium harbors:
- a CDS encoding helix-turn-helix domain-containing protein, giving the protein MKIVHRADIDYVSIDFRDEIEAKSTYENGIIVRLDKKGGVIGIDITDSSRFFSGESTLSLQDAARLLGISESTMRRRIRDKKIPFSKPNGKDYVFRKEDILKLVS; this is encoded by the coding sequence ATGAAAATTGTCCATCGGGCAGACATAGACTACGTATCAATCGACTTCCGTGATGAAATCGAGGCAAAGTCAACATACGAAAATGGTATCATTGTCCGATTAGACAAGAAGGGTGGTGTGATAGGCATAGACATCACTGACTCATCCAGATTTTTTAGTGGCGAATCTACCTTATCGCTTCAAGATGCGGCACGGTTACTAGGTATCTCCGAATCAACAATGCGAAGGCGTATTCGTGATAAAAAAATCCCGTTCTCAAAGCCAAATGGCAAGGATTACGTTTTCCGTAAGGAAGATATTTTGAAATTAGTATCATGA
- a CDS encoding DUF4258 domain-containing protein — protein MEHTFSAHAVQRMIERRITPNEVNTVISSPDGTIIQSRDKTIFYKRLRHRKDNLIAVVAVGTPSETGWEVITVLVNFEVRA, from the coding sequence ATGGAACACACCTTCTCGGCCCATGCGGTCCAGCGGATGATTGAGCGAAGGATTACCCCAAATGAGGTCAATACCGTCATAAGTAGTCCTGATGGCACAATTATTCAGTCCCGCGATAAGACTATTTTTTACAAGCGCCTTCGACATAGAAAAGACAACCTGATCGCAGTCGTGGCGGTTGGTACACCTAGTGAGACAGGTTGGGAGGTGATTACGGTTTTGGTTAACTTTGAGGTGAGAGCATGA
- a CDS encoding serine/threonine-protein phosphatase, with product MRRKGTDAVEAWIVQDRFEARTTTARMGVPICGVAATALYFLAPGSVRSLLVMFFAAIFVLSAVWLLTTSRHTVPSKFKIGLFATLEQFIFMSGLAWIMITGAYDTDMTVSHRLIGWILYTFFGVFICDYSRSLPWVGILGTAVHIGTAMTVWILAGHEHHLAAFIVVTCTDIYTLYVSYRRWRELVTLAELNLDKSLLAEQNERLRRQALEAELIVASRIQASLAPPPSTIKTAHLTVNCYHEPHGILGGDWMATRILANGQLVIVVADVSGKGIPAAMVVQSVQALWAASLSRKDFSPMKWMTEVNQALITLGEKEPYTLTMGLLTIDELELTYYSAGHVPLYLFRDTPAEPADAIKVVHGSGNILGVAATLSVRPQVVRLPVDTSYRIVLGSDGVIDTGVRRHPKALLKLLSDVEKFGRHVIKDVPTADDKILIAIRGQPLVRHAGQKIRRLGT from the coding sequence GTGCGACGCAAAGGCACGGACGCCGTCGAGGCGTGGATCGTCCAGGACCGCTTCGAGGCGAGGACCACCACCGCGCGGATGGGCGTACCGATATGTGGAGTTGCTGCTACTGCGCTATATTTCCTCGCTCCCGGCTCAGTGCGCAGCCTCCTGGTGATGTTTTTTGCAGCAATTTTCGTATTGAGTGCTGTGTGGCTTTTAACAACCTCACGACATACTGTGCCGTCAAAATTTAAAATAGGCTTATTCGCAACCCTCGAACAGTTTATCTTTATGAGCGGACTGGCGTGGATCATGATCACCGGTGCCTATGACACCGATATGACTGTATCTCATCGCTTGATCGGCTGGATTCTTTATACATTCTTTGGTGTTTTTATTTGCGACTACAGTCGCAGTCTACCTTGGGTGGGGATCCTTGGTACTGCGGTACACATTGGTACTGCAATGACGGTCTGGATCCTGGCGGGTCATGAGCATCATTTGGCGGCGTTCATCGTTGTCACTTGCACCGATATTTACACATTGTACGTGAGTTACCGGCGTTGGAGGGAACTGGTCACGCTGGCGGAGCTCAATCTCGATAAATCCCTGCTAGCCGAGCAAAATGAACGCTTGCGGCGTCAGGCGCTTGAGGCCGAGCTCATAGTAGCAAGTCGCATTCAAGCATCACTGGCGCCGCCACCCTCAACGATTAAAACGGCACACCTAACTGTCAATTGTTACCACGAACCCCACGGTATCCTTGGGGGTGACTGGATGGCGACTAGGATATTAGCCAATGGTCAATTAGTGATCGTCGTAGCTGATGTGAGCGGTAAGGGTATACCAGCGGCGATGGTGGTGCAGTCTGTTCAGGCCCTGTGGGCAGCCTCATTGAGTCGCAAAGATTTTTCGCCAATGAAATGGATGACTGAGGTCAATCAGGCATTGATAACTCTTGGTGAGAAAGAGCCGTATACACTGACCATGGGACTCTTGACTATAGATGAGCTTGAGCTGACTTACTACTCAGCCGGTCATGTGCCACTCTATCTCTTTCGCGATACCCCAGCTGAACCAGCAGACGCTATCAAGGTGGTTCACGGCAGCGGCAATATTCTCGGTGTTGCTGCGACACTATCGGTTCGGCCGCAGGTGGTGAGGCTTCCGGTTGATACGTCCTACCGCATTGTACTGGGGAGCGACGGGGTGATCGACACTGGTGTGCGCCGTCACCCCAAGGCGCTTCTAAAACTACTATCAGACGTAGAAAAATTCGGTCGTCATGTGATCAAAGATGTCCCCACGGCTGACGACAAGATCCTGATTGCGATCCGTGGGCAGCCTTTGGTAAGGCACGCTGGGCAAAAGATCCGCAGATTAGGCACCTAA